tgtgtgtaacGGAGGTAATCTTTGGGTCAATAGATCTCGGCCTCCATTAAGAATTGTGTAGTTTTGTTGGTGGCAAAATGtatgttgtgtgtgtatgtgttttagtttgtctgtctctgtttgctggttttatgttgaaaagtgttctccttcccccatgtctgttgctgttgattgtgtccacctggtgccctgtgttgtctccccccccccccacctgtgtctaattgctgattagtgtgtgtgtgtatttaggctctgttacCCTGTCTGTTTTGGGGGTgcaggtagtgtgtgtgagatctttgtggctggtgactgtgcTCACAAAAACAGCAAGATTGAAGCTGTGTCCTGGGCTCGAGTTTAATAAAtccccacaccgggttatatttttggacgttctgcctctgcctccttgcttggtcgggccgctcaattgtcagcgtcacggtgtgtgtgtgtgtgtgtgtgtgtgtgtgtgtgtgtgtgtgtgtgtgtgtgtgtgtgtgtgtgtgtgtgtgtgtgtgtgtgtgtgtgtgtgtgtgtgtgtgtgtgtgtgtgtgtgtgtgtgtgtgtgtgtgtgtgtgtgtgttactatactcaggaagaaaaaaatggaaaaagaaaaatctccaaatgaggcgttctggggcagcatagacaggtattttccgtgttagagttttactcgctactttgagggtttgtgactttgcagaccgtttacatgcataaaaagctacataacacacaaggggaaaggtaataaccagaaaagcatgtcatgggacctttaagaaaacAACACATACCTGCACCAGCTGAAGCAAATACTTTAGCACATCATCATTGGACAGGCTCTCCAATCTCTGGACGGCTAGTCTCCTGACAGTCATATCAGCAAAGTCCATGCTTAACAGCTCTAAGGCCACTGTTAAATCCAGTTCACTAGGATCCCAATTTGCCAGGAGCCAGTGGACATCTTCAACCACACTGTGATTCATCCAGTCAACATTGCGTAAGAAATGGGGGAGATTCGAGGCGTAGCGGACACTCTCCTCCCGGAATCTTTTGAGGCAATCCTTGCTGGTAGTGGTGACTGGAGACCGGGATCTGAGAGTGACTGTGTCAGTCAATGAGTCCTTCCGAGGTTTCCCATTCTGAGAGGACACACCTGTGCTTGATAAGGTGGATTGGGGTGAGTGGGAGGGCTCATTAGAGGAAACATCAGATTTAGTCGGGCTGAGACTGGAGGTGGGCAGAACCACAGGGAAACTGTAGTGGTCTAAAAGGAAGCTGATAGCCATCGAGTCAGCTATGTCTGGGTTGGTAGCAGAGGACAACTTGTCCGCTTGATAGGTGATGGCCTCTTCCTCCAGGTCAGGGAAGGACCACATGTGCATTGTGTGGGGGCCCTGGCTCAGGACGGACCTGCAGGGGCCAACAAGTGTACAATTTGAAAAGAACCCTAAACCCAGCACCTACAGTTTTTCTCAATTCCAGGCTGCATTTCTTGTTAAACGTACGTCATATGCTTCAACATTTGACACTAAACGTACCCCGCTAGGTTCACCTTGTCAAATGAATGACTCTATCTGCTGTAGTGATCATGATGGGAGTAGAGGAAGATGTTGGGTGACAAAAGACAAACATTGGACTTTAACCCTATTCATGTGAGTGTGAAAGCAAAAGTCAATGCTGACTTATTTGTACCTACGTATTCAACTTAATTTACATACATGATAAACCTAAACCTAAACAAATGTCTTGTTTGAATTCACACCATTAACTACCTCTTGAAGTCTTAAGTTCTACCAGGTTTGTTGAAAAATAAGGCTGAGGGTACCAACTGCGTTAAAAAGTTATTCCTGACCATGCACACCCTTATATGTTGAGTTGGGAatgtaaatgtgttgcttttcaTCATCTAACACTGTAAAGACACTGATTAAAAACGCCATAAAGTTGTAATTGATATTAAAAAACCATACCTGTGATCAATGAGAAGAAGATTGACGAAGTAGAGCACCTTGCCCTTCCCTTTCTGCAGGTCTGCTGCCTTGACCGAAGCTAAAGGCGACCTTGGGTCTTTGTTTACTGAAGGCTTTGGGTCTTTGGTTACAGGGGAGTTGTCACCACCACTACCAATAATAGTGAAACCCAGTTTGGCACCACGAGGCAGATCCCTGAGCAGAACATCAAAGTCCAGCCACTCATTCCACAGCACTTCATCTGCAAAGGTCTTGGACGTGGAGGACACTGAAGAGAGAACCTTGTTACCATAAAGTATGGAGGCTTTCACATAGACCGACTGAGGGGATTTGCTTGGGAGTTTTGGGATGTCAAAGCCAAGCAATTTCACTCGAAGTCTTCTGTTGCAGTCCCACAGTGATATCATGAAAATGTCATCCAAATCCTTCGATTCGAGGCGGAGATCATCATGAGAGCTGAACTGACCACTGGAACCATCAACAAGAGCCCAGTCCGCATACTTGACAGTCTCACTGACAAGCTGCAACACATGGACAACAGAGAGGTGGAGGTCCTGGTTGTTTTTTAAGCACTGTCGCACCCACAGGAAATCATGCAGGGGGCTTTCTCCAGATAAAAACTCCTCCCTCCCAGAGACCTTCAACACCAGGCCATCAGAAGTGTCATACTTAATTCCCTGGTCTGCCATCACCCTTCTGAAAACGTCAAGTAGAACACTTGGTGTTGTACTATAAGCCACGTGTGTGCTGAAGCTGATCTTGTTCATGTAATGAAAGGTAACAGGGAGATTTCTGTTAAGCTGGTCCAGTAGGTCATGTGGAATGGGGGTGCTCGTTATCCAAGGCTCTGTGGTATAGATCTTGTCATCCCGATCCCTCAACTCTTGTCTTCTCGGAGATGCCAGTTTCCTGCGAGTAAATGTGAGCTCACCAAGTCTATCAGACGCTTCTTTCTCTAGATTGTGTCCAATCAGGTAAGCCAGTAACTGCTGCTGTTTCATCTTCTCCTCTGAATCAACTGCCATTAGTGGTTTAACTACTATGTGCGCCAACAGACGCCCAGTGTCGTCACATGACCATGGAATGTCTAACGTCCTGACGACTTGGCAGTCATCATAGGCCTCATACCAGTCTTCCCCCCTGGTGTAAAGCAGAGTGTATTTCTCTGGGTCCAGAACTGCAAGTGGGTCTGGATGGCAGTTTTGTTCCTGTGCCTGAAGGTAGACACATTTTGGAAAAATGTTGATGGTTGCAGCTTGATTATGTATTCAAGTCTACAGCCACACTAGCAGCTATGTTAGGTTGCATTACACACGATGCTAGCacctaggggtgcaacaactaatcgacttaatcgattaaaatcgattaccaaattagttgccaactaattcagtcgtcgattcgttggtgacgtcatcacgtgtgttttacgccccgttaagctctaactttattggtctttgtatcggtactggagacatttaaaaaagatatgtcatgtattattgctacaaagacattatatcgcagtcttagtgtcgccaactcgtttctaatatgcaaaaagacaaacaaatgcgtctatgatgtattttcgatctttctctcccccgcctgcttgcgagggggcggggcagtttacacacgggcagctgcaacatgcagcaacacacacacgtgggagatggcggagagaacgcgctccgaggtggttaaactttacccgacctcgatgtggagaatgctcgttaccaaaagtggaataagagtttagcatgtcagggcggtaacacgagctatttgtctaaacatttagcaaaagtgctccacatccagacggaggaatgcaccgggttcgactgtctttctagtagctctgtagccccgtccacagtAACgtgtccacgtcaggtgttatgtatgctagcagcaacacacggagctaactacattatacaaacataatgattagaagtaacagagttatttgcggacttttggtgacagagccttcagtgtggcatctcccaacctctggaactctctcccccccgaaatccgcagcgccccaaccctggacattttcaaaaaagccctcaaaacgcacctttttaccaaggctttccccactgtatagttagtttaataggtttatttgtccgctacttcccccccccccacccccttaacctgtctgccttttttcccctactcccccccccctacccgacttgtaaagcgaccttgggtttcctgaaaggcgctataaaaatattatatattattattatttagtttgttaaagtttcagctattcttatATTTACAGttgtgtcatcagattatttaatacgatttgttaaaacactgttgtttcttttgatgtgaaatattatttatttaatttgaataaaaagcaatgttagttttgttcacaatttaagttatttcaataatatatttattttggaatcaagtattcatctttattgtcttcattgttagtttccacatgcctaaaacaacctcaagctaaatctaaaagttgatggctaaatgagagcgtttgagaaattgtgcaaggcatacagtaatagtccgaatagtcgattaatcgtttcattaatcgatagattaatcgattatcaaattagtcgtttgttgcagccctactaGCACCGCAGACAGCAACATTTTTGCTAAGCTAACAtttcaaacttgaaaaatagaCTGCTAGTTATTCCCGGGGGCATCGTGGGCATAATAACGTTAGCTGACGCTTAAGCCCACCGTGCGACAACATAGCTGCTCTGAACGTAATGACTAATTTATTAGctacccattgtagccatgcctcatacctagggatgggtatcgttaggattttatcgataccgcttatcgatAGGCTACCGGTATTTTTCGATACTCTTatcgatacttttcaataatttggTGCTCAAAATTATAGACATGATTACAAGATTTGAAGATTAAACAGTCATTTTATcgtaatttatttgtatttataattTGATGTAACTTTTTCAATGTCATACCAAGCAGGTATGAGTGTGTTTGACAGTGTGTCTCTGGAAGGGGGGCAGTAATTAGGGGCAGTTCATAAATCCATGTAAACATGACCATTATTCAGTTAAAACGAGACGCTGCGTGCGCACCTCCTAAACCGGAAGCTCCGGTCGGCTAACCATTATATTGCGtttattatttgtaattgtaatgatggattatcagtaatcattttaaagttacacagagacattggattaactgtATGCCCGTAAACACAaattttgatcacaaaacagcaaaggtaagacataaCTATCATCATGGCTACGTAAAGTGAAGATGTTTTCTTGCTCTTTCCTGGCTGCTAGTTCAGTGAGTTttggtcgtacagtgatgagaCTTACACCAATGGAATCAGCTTTCATGTGAtatgttgtttgtgcagataaAATGATCGCTTTTGCCAGTTATGTGCTAAAGTAGCCGTTAGCCCCGATAGCCTGTTTTGCTAAGTGTTGATTTAGACTCTTGGTGTTGGACTTCTGTTCCGTGTAGGTAAAATTGTTAATATCGTCTGTGAGCTGAGtttttcccgttaagtgggtatgcatcattaataggttgttaaatgttaagaagccttgAGACGCTGTTTCTACCGTAGCAAGATGTTGCGTCTGCCCCTATGGTCTGCCCCCAGGAGTCTCACAATAATAAGAGCGCTGTTAGGAGAGATGACGAGTGGCATTCACAGTGGCCAATCAGTGGTACTCAAGCAGGATACGTCACACGGGATGAGGGTTCCCAACCAACCAGAATTGTTTAAACTAAGGAAGTAGCGTAATTCATATACCGATAGCAGCACCAGTCCAGTCCAGCGGCTTAACGGTATACCAATACCGTCCAATCAGGTACCGGTACTGACTTAGTACCGGttctcgatacccatccctactcaTACCCCTTTATTTCATCCCCAttacaaaagtgctgattctggccCTTTGAATGTAAccaagctgctgctggccaagCCCCTTTAGAGATCACGCAGtacactggctgcataggacacacctctttttattgcattttaatactttaaatatttttatattaatatttgtatGGAAACATTTGCATATTGCTTCAATaacttccaggtcatgtgaccgaatCACTCAAAATAAGCTATGCATCAAATAACTACTctggctgcataggacacacctctttttgttgcattttaatactttacatattttatattaatatttgtatGGGGAAATTAGCATATtgcttcaataccttccaggtcatgtgacctaatCACTCAAAACTCAATTCTGGGTCAAAGAACACTGGCggcataggacacacctctttttgttgcattttaatactttacatattttatattaatatttgtatGGGGAAATTAGCATATTGCTTCAATACCTTCTAGGTCACATGActgtgttagcgatgcttgctaatataaacacagaccatatcacTTCCAAAACACATCGCGCATTGATTCTGATACAGTGACGTTTCAGATGTTGGACGATTTGGTGGGCGGAACATTGCCAGGAGTTtaatgtaaagccagcccatattttagtaatgtcgtcatgaccgcagcaaatctaaatcagctccgttgtacccccgtttttagagatgtggctaaggaggaaaagagagagggttgtattttctgacactttgtgagtcccctgacacaccagggacacttatttatgtataaaagacatcaaaaaggacattttgcataataggtgatctTTAAGCTACACACATAATATAATCCTAaaacaacagcaacacaatGCAACATACACATGAATGCAGTAGTAATAATACCAACACCAAAACACTGACAGGAAACATTTACTTCAGTTCGCTCAGTGAGTTTACAAGTGCAATTTCTGATAACACTTTCCTTTTCTTAAGAAGGGCTTTGAGTCCATGCATTTTACAGTTTAACAGTGTAATTATAGAttttttactgaagtaaagGATCTAAATTCTTCCACTACTTCTTGAAGAAAGCAGTGACCGACAAACATAATACAACATAACATTACTAGCACTGCTAGACCTTTTCCTGACCCGTTTTCTTCTATTCCAAAGAACCAACCACCAGCACAATCTTAAAAAAAACTGAATACCTCTTCCTTTGTAAATTGAGCATTGTATTTATCTATAAAAGTGTTCTAAACTGTTCTCGGTTGCAATGGCCAGctaaacatttttatatattgacACAGCTTGAATAAACCTCGAGAAATAAAACCCATTTTTAACAAAAGGGGTAGCCTACCTGCATACAGATGCTTAGCCGTAGCTGGTAGACACTGCACTGCGCAGGTAGAATGACCGACACAGACTTGTAATCCCCATCTCCGGGCGTCTGCGGTGGACCAGGCTCGTGCTGAAACTCACAGATAAACTTCAGGGTGTTCTCTGAGCAGCTTTGAGTCGACATCCCAGACAGACAGTTCACAGCACTGTCCTCCTGACTCAGGAGCAAAGCAGGATCCATTGATACTTGGAGTGAAAATCCGAttccttttaaaaaaaactgaTTCTAACTGATAACCAGATCACGGAAAATCGTTGAGAAAACTTCAAATTAATCTAGAATACAGGTGCAGTTCCCCTGAACTGTGAGTCTGTACCTGTTTGACAGCTGCTTCCCTTTTTATAATTTCTCAGGGACTTCCTCATTCTTTCATACCATAGTTCTCAAACACTAGCGTAAATATAAATATGACGAAGCATTTACTGACCTTATAAGGGGGTTAACTTCCTTGTTTGCTTTTTGCTAAATTAACAGGTCCCAGTAACCTTTTTCTCTGGCATTTTCACACAACAGACATGGGTAAAAGTACTTTCTCAATGTTCtgctttaaaataaaagcaatacacAATAGCAGTGTGTTTGCTAGCTTTACCAGTGATCATCATGCTATGTGCTCAAAAATATGACAACATTAACAAAGAGGAAAGAGCTCATGATCAAACATGTGCAGAGGGAGCAGTGCTAATGGTTACAGGAATGCCTCAAACCGGTTTGTGTTGTTAGGCTTGATATTCCACAAAGGAACTGCAGAATGGATTATGGATGTATGCTGCTTTCGTTTTATGTCTCCGTTCCACTGCTACTAGCTCCTTTAGACAATTGTTATGTTAGTGACTCAACATGGCAACCTGTAACAACATAGGGACTGTTCCATAACCATGGTATGGTATTAATCAGAGCACATATAAAACCTTAGCACTATCGGAGAGGTACCGtatttagcatatatatatacacacacacaaacacattttgcAGACCATATCCCTCCGTattctttcaagtaggaggagaaatgccagcgttctcctccggtttacaggcactgtgtacattatatatatagaataattatgatgatgaatgtatttttttaccactaaaatacagcaacacatctttgattcatgttgtttataactgggatattacaattattattaactttgtctgtacaaagtagcctgtccaggaaatatgcccaaatcaacaaaaattgcgagccggcaggcaagacgctccgcttctgaaatgcttctgaaacgccCCCGGTAGAGTATGAtgccggaggaggccggaccaaaaccgcggcgcagccgtaacccacctcagacggacccggtggaatctaggggttaggtgcattcacacctaaaaGTTCGTTTTCTGGTGctcaccagaccacagtttgttacattgtttcatttttcagaaggtttggtttgcgttcacacaggcacaactcaaacggactatacactttaaactagggctgtcaaacgattacaatttttaatcagattaatcacagcttgaaaatttattaatcatgattaatcaccattcgaactatgtccaaaatatgccatttatttatgtatattgttgtgggaatggaaagataaatgaaagcaggcggatatatccatttaacatacagtatgtatgtttattataacatttttctgcatgtcaaaatgaaagacaacccacacacctatcaatcatcaaaccgtggggtcttaattcattacgtgttgatttctatcaacgggggagtacttcaggaaagtcgacagagggggggggggggggggggcgcgctagtggagtacttggtgaccacagagtgtgaacgttgtgatcagctgttttaacgcagttctccagtgatgggggggagtctccctccgcagccggttggcgtagttttggcacagttccgttgtacagaccgacgttaacagcagccctgtctgtgcacacggagaccgactctgtcgtccggtgatcaaaccgccttctggaaaagcttcacaagtacgtcggtacgcaaatgcgctttgtgacacaagtgacggtacgcatttcagattacgcgcataacctgcgtaccagttatgtgcacccctgtaccagagccatattattactatgatatggctctgccctgtactacagcaagagtattctccgtcgggactttctgcaacaacaccacgccgttatcaaagatgttctattgagaagacgatcactacgtgacaaaagttttcaaaaccgtggctactgaaatcaatcttactaactgctgtctgtgcaatttactccgcgagttggcagactttattttgcttactttaacatcatttttcatggtggggctaagccatttcttggtatgggtgtagcctaccccagccataccctggcgctgccactggtggcatgtatggggcgggccattctgcacatgcgttaaatgtgttaaatattttaacgcaattaattcaaaaaattaattaccgccgttaacgcgataattttgacagcactactttaaacacaagtcatgtgcacggaaatgctgttcaactaTTGGTCAGACGTTAAGGGGGTAACAatgcaaatcccggcaatttctaccggagcctccgccatggagcatcggcactttcggcaggttattc
This Pseudochaenichthys georgianus chromosome 7, fPseGeo1.2, whole genome shotgun sequence DNA region includes the following protein-coding sequences:
- the LOC117449717 gene encoding phosphatidylinositol 4,5-bisphosphate 3-kinase catalytic subunit gamma isoform; the protein is MDPALLLSQEDSAVNCLSGMSTQSCSENTLKFICEFQHEPGPPQTPGDGDYKSVSVILPAQCSVYQLRLSICMQAQEQNCHPDPLAVLDPEKYTLLYTRGEDWYEAYDDCQVVRTLDIPWSCDDTGRLLAHIVVKPLMAVDSEEKMKQQQLLAYLIGHNLEKEASDRLGELTFTRRKLASPRRQELRDRDDKIYTTEPWITSTPIPHDLLDQLNRNLPVTFHYMNKISFSTHVAYSTTPSVLLDVFRRVMADQGIKYDTSDGLVLKVSGREEFLSGESPLHDFLWVRQCLKNNQDLHLSVVHVLQLVSETVKYADWALVDGSSGQFSSHDDLRLESKDLDDIFMISLWDCNRRLRVKLLGFDIPKLPSKSPQSVYVKASILYGNKVLSSVSSTSKTFADEVLWNEWLDFDVLLRDLPRGAKLGFTIIGSGGDNSPVTKDPKPSVNKDPRSPLASVKAADLQKGKGKVLYFVNLLLIDHRSVLSQGPHTMHMWSFPDLEEEAITYQADKLSSATNPDIADSMAISFLLDHYSFPVVLPTSSLSPTKSDVSSNEPSHSPQSTLSSTGVSSQNGKPRKDSLTDTVTLRSRSPVTTTSKDCLKRFREESVRYASNLPHFLRNVDWMNHSVVEDVHWLLANWDPSELDLTVALELLSMDFADMTVRRLAVQRLESLSNDDVLKYLLQLVQTLKVEPYHDSCLARYLIQRALRSKRLGHFFFWYVRSEVAGCPYFRQRMAVILEAYLLGCGQAMLDSFTLQVQAVEALQVVAIAIKKIYPDRTDLDSTTPLRLQELLRNSNLPNEFLLPYDPRIKAGRILLDKCKVMASKKKPLWLEFSPMPSPSSPTPVGIIFKQGDDLRQDMLVLQTLVVMDSIWQEKSLDLNLVPYGCISTGNNIGMIEIVRDAATIATVQRIHGGTIGAFKNDALFEWLKSKCPLQEIHFKTVERFVKSCAGYCVATFVLGIGDRHNDNIMITDQGNLFHIDFGHILGNRKRFLGVSRERVPFVLTPDFLYVMGRGKGSNSLYFQRFRDTCTQAYLSLRSHSRLLVTLFSLMLLTGIPELSAAEDLHYLRDALQQEQSEAEAKEHFLHKISECERLDWTVQANWWIHMMAGIK